TTCCTCCTACAAAATTATTGATGATAATGGCGGAGACATCTCCGGAAAAATACTTTCCTCCGTCTTTGATGCTGTTCAAAGCCTTTAAAAACTCGGATTTAGACGATCCTTTAAGTAAATATCCATCTGCTCCAGCTTCAATGGACTCTAGAACATATTCTTCTGAGTCATGCATGGAAAGGACTAATTTTTTTATTTCTGGGTATTCAGCAGTTAATTTTCTAACAACCTCTATCCCATTCATGTTTGGCATTCGGATATCAACAATCAATAGATCAGGCTGTCTTTTCGAAATGACTTTCAAAGCTTCGATCCCGTCTGATGCCTCATCAATTACCT
Above is a window of Algoriphagus machipongonensis DNA encoding:
- a CDS encoding response regulator, whose protein sequence is MNPTQIVLADDHELVRDGIKSLLENESGFQVIDEASDGIEALKVISKRQPDLLIVDIRMPNMNGIEVVRKLTAEYPEIKKLVLSMHDSEEYVLESIEAGADGYLLKGSSKSEFLKALNSIKDGGKYFSGDVSAIIINNFVGGTPKPKQKKEPVSEELAALTNREKQILDLILKGKGNNEIADELKISKRTAEVHRFNLMKKLNVKNLVELTNKSKELHLI